From the Nodularia sp. NIES-3585 genome, one window contains:
- a CDS encoding response regulator, protein MLQALEEKSVGRHHRYDFNKSVKLVSKRILLPLLLGIVVSIAVFVLWQKLLIEEQSHIEQLVQQQGICFQQHFAIALKSRILALERMEVRSAMGGGIPDSKWQADAANQFHNFGGYQSIQWIDSSFRVRSIVAASENIIAENIHLLQDSRQRTVLEAARDRRQATVSPTINLVQGGKGFLVSVPLFRQNQFNGFILGVFQIQSLVDSILETAQGYNISIWDDQNLIYHHNPQVLVPSPYQQEVNVDLYGLNWRVQVYPTPELFTDLRSPLPMIVLVGGLLLAWMLAFSSYLIQVAKLKSCQIAAISQELADLISQQRKIEIAFTERENHLRQLLETVKVIPWELDLQTWQFTYVGPQAETLLDYPIDQWYQEDFWVRHIYPPDREKTVRFCAESIGRCENYEFEYRMLAADGRIVWLREIVNVSTKSGSSGMLRGFMFDITDLKLVEETLRLRERALAATSNGIIIADARLPDHPAIYTNAAFERITGYSSTDIIGNNCRLLQGKDTDQALIDQVRLSIKAGKSCQVVVLNYRQDGSSFWNELSISPIHNENGQLTHFVGILNDISDRQQAEADLRKNEERWQLVIEANQDEIWDWNIITNQTFRFAKCGEHLQGEKDQLYSSIDDCFSRIHPDDYERIMMTQNDYLSRKIPNYITEFRLRCDDGSYKWVLVHAKAQWDEQGNPVRLVGSTKDITQRVEAQEALKRQFNRTLLLGQITHKIRESLDSKSIFETAAVQIGKAFGVHRCLIHSYRSDPTPQIPIVAEYVVPDYISIFNREIAIIGNPHVEKMIKQDQAIASPNVYLDPLLQASHLICQQIDLKSMLTVRTSYQGEPNGAICLHQCNDFRQWTPDEIELFEAVAAQLGIALVQAYLLEQETCQRQELTMKNFALEQAKREAESANRAKSEFLAMMSHEIRTPMNAVIGMTGLLLSTQLTSQQQDFVETIRSSGDALLNIINDILDFSKIESGKLELEEQPFNLRICIERVIDFLALKASEKNIELSYIIKPGVPVQIVGDFTRLSQVLMNLLNNAIKFTNQGEVILSVEVQQLINKKNHNIYKILFSIQDTGIGIAPEKMKRLFQPFAQADASMNRRYGGTGLGLVISKRLSEIMGGSLWVESQGCVGGKPTSGWQPSKLVSSTRLGIGSTFYFTITTQTAANSNLDAYCTSLVQLEGKRLLIVDDNPKNHKILQVKAESWKMPTHTVNSSREALAELRQGERFDIAILDMQMSDLEMITFANLIHQQRGYEQMPLVILTNLSQWSICQEFKDVQFVTFLTKPVKQSQLYNVLTDVLANQLIKARVCEHPTPQPDLSVAEQNPLRILLAEDTAVNQKVALLMLQNIGYRADVAANGLEVLKALQLSPYDVVLMDVQMPEMDGLEASQRICQAYSASSRPHIIAMTANAMHGDREVCLAAGMNDYISKPVRLEELALALSKCQGRNSSDFISRKTIFAHTSTEEPITTLNIEHSIIDTTILNSLRDMMSGNEMEFQQLLNCYLAEAPKCIQNIQVLSATKNTQALWKAAHSLKSSSASVGATNLAQICKQLEAKGRSNDIESIQEICSQLYREYELVKKTLEIELEK, encoded by the coding sequence GTGTTACAAGCTCTGGAGGAAAAGTCAGTGGGTAGGCATCACAGATATGACTTCAATAAATCTGTGAAATTGGTCAGCAAACGAATATTGCTGCCACTATTGCTGGGAATTGTTGTTTCAATTGCAGTATTCGTATTATGGCAAAAACTACTCATTGAAGAGCAGAGCCACATTGAACAACTAGTACAACAGCAGGGGATCTGCTTCCAGCAGCACTTCGCGATCGCTCTCAAAAGTCGCATTTTGGCATTGGAACGCATGGAAGTACGCTCTGCCATGGGGGGTGGTATTCCTGATTCAAAATGGCAAGCAGATGCAGCCAACCAATTTCACAATTTTGGCGGATATCAGTCCATCCAATGGATTGATTCATCATTTAGAGTCCGATCAATCGTAGCGGCATCAGAGAATATAATTGCCGAAAATATTCATCTACTCCAGGATTCACGACAACGCACTGTACTAGAAGCAGCGCGCGATCGCCGTCAAGCGACTGTCAGCCCCACAATCAATCTTGTTCAGGGTGGTAAAGGATTTTTAGTATCTGTCCCCCTATTCAGACAAAATCAGTTTAATGGATTTATATTAGGAGTTTTTCAAATTCAATCTCTGGTGGATTCAATTTTAGAAACAGCACAGGGTTACAACATTAGCATCTGGGACGATCAGAATCTAATTTATCACCACAATCCACAGGTTTTAGTGCCGTCACCTTACCAGCAAGAGGTAAATGTAGACTTATATGGACTGAACTGGCGAGTCCAAGTTTACCCGACTCCAGAATTATTCACAGACTTACGCTCACCTCTACCAATGATTGTATTGGTGGGAGGGTTATTACTTGCCTGGATGCTGGCTTTTTCTTCCTATTTAATCCAGGTGGCAAAATTGAAGAGTTGTCAGATAGCAGCGATAAGTCAAGAGCTAGCGGATCTGATTTCTCAGCAGAGAAAGATAGAAATTGCTTTCACAGAAAGGGAAAATCATTTACGGCAGTTATTAGAAACAGTTAAAGTTATCCCCTGGGAATTAGACTTGCAGACTTGGCAATTTACCTATGTCGGACCGCAAGCAGAAACTTTACTAGACTATCCCATTGATCAATGGTATCAGGAAGATTTTTGGGTCAGACATATATATCCGCCAGACCGAGAAAAAACCGTGCGTTTTTGCGCTGAATCAATTGGCAGATGTGAGAATTACGAATTTGAATATCGGATGTTAGCAGCGGATGGGCGAATTGTTTGGCTACGAGAAATTGTCAATGTCAGCACCAAATCCGGGTCTTCTGGGATGTTGCGGGGGTTCATGTTTGATATTACTGATCTCAAGCTGGTGGAAGAAACTTTGAGATTGAGAGAACGGGCGCTGGCGGCTACCAGCAACGGAATTATTATTGCTGATGCCAGACTTCCTGATCATCCAGCAATTTATACTAATGCAGCTTTTGAGAGAATCACAGGCTACAGTTCTACAGACATAATCGGGAATAACTGTAGATTGTTGCAAGGAAAAGATACTGATCAAGCACTAATTGATCAAGTGCGCTTATCTATCAAAGCGGGAAAGAGTTGTCAGGTTGTTGTCCTGAATTATCGTCAAGATGGTTCTAGTTTTTGGAATGAATTGAGTATCTCGCCAATCCATAATGAAAATGGACAGTTAACTCACTTCGTGGGTATTCTCAATGATATTAGCGATCGCCAACAAGCGGAAGCAGACCTCCGAAAAAACGAAGAACGCTGGCAACTAGTAATCGAAGCCAATCAAGATGAGATTTGGGATTGGAACATTATTACAAATCAAACTTTCCGTTTTGCTAAGTGTGGTGAACATTTGCAAGGAGAAAAAGACCAACTCTACAGTAGCATTGATGACTGCTTTAGCCGTATCCATCCGGATGATTACGAAAGAATTATGATGACTCAAAATGATTATTTGAGTAGAAAAATTCCCAATTATATAACTGAGTTTCGTCTGCGCTGTGATGATGGTAGCTATAAGTGGGTGCTGGTACACGCCAAAGCTCAATGGGATGAACAGGGTAATCCAGTGCGGCTAGTTGGCTCCACTAAAGATATTACCCAACGTGTGGAAGCACAAGAAGCACTCAAACGCCAATTTAACCGGACGTTGCTACTGGGACAAATTACCCATAAAATTCGTGAAAGTCTCGACAGCAAAAGCATTTTTGAAACGGCTGCTGTCCAAATTGGCAAAGCTTTTGGAGTTCATCGCTGTTTAATTCACTCTTATCGTAGCGACCCCACACCCCAAATTCCCATAGTCGCAGAGTATGTAGTTCCTGATTACATCTCCATATTCAATAGGGAAATTGCTATTATCGGCAATCCCCATGTAGAGAAAATGATCAAGCAGGATCAAGCGATCGCTTCTCCAAATGTATACCTTGACCCCTTACTCCAAGCATCCCACCTGATTTGCCAACAGATTGATTTGAAGTCGATGCTAACAGTTCGGACTTCCTATCAAGGAGAACCGAATGGAGCCATTTGTTTACATCAGTGCAACGATTTTCGCCAGTGGACTCCAGACGAAATTGAATTATTTGAAGCTGTAGCAGCTCAATTGGGCATTGCATTGGTACAGGCTTACTTGCTGGAACAAGAAACTTGCCAACGTCAAGAACTGACGATGAAAAACTTTGCTTTGGAACAAGCAAAACGGGAAGCAGAATCTGCGAATCGGGCAAAAAGTGAATTTCTAGCGATGATGAGTCATGAAATTCGGACTCCGATGAATGCTGTAATCGGGATGACAGGGCTACTGCTATCTACCCAGCTAACTTCCCAACAGCAGGACTTTGTAGAGACAATTCGCAGTAGCGGAGACGCTCTACTCAACATCATCAACGATATTCTGGATTTCTCGAAAATTGAATCAGGTAAGCTAGAACTAGAAGAACAACCTTTTAATTTGAGAATTTGTATAGAGAGAGTTATTGATTTTTTAGCTCTGAAAGCATCTGAAAAAAATATTGAATTATCTTACATCATCAAGCCTGGGGTTCCTGTGCAGATTGTCGGGGATTTCACTCGTCTGAGCCAAGTCTTGATGAATCTCCTGAATAATGCCATTAAGTTTACCAATCAGGGAGAAGTTATCCTATCCGTCGAAGTTCAACAACTGATTAATAAAAAAAATCACAACATTTACAAAATTCTCTTTTCCATCCAAGACACAGGTATTGGCATCGCTCCAGAGAAGATGAAACGCTTATTTCAACCTTTTGCTCAGGCAGATGCTTCCATGAATCGAAGATATGGTGGTACAGGTTTGGGGCTGGTAATTAGTAAGCGCTTAAGTGAAATCATGGGTGGCAGTCTTTGGGTGGAAAGCCAGGGTTGCGTAGGTGGTAAACCCACTTCTGGATGGCAACCTAGCAAATTAGTTTCATCGACTCGCCTTGGTATTGGTTCCACTTTTTACTTCACCATTACCACCCAAACAGCTGCTAATTCTAATTTAGATGCTTATTGTACTTCGCTAGTTCAGCTCGAAGGAAAGCGGTTATTGATTGTGGATGACAACCCCAAAAACCACAAGATTCTCCAGGTAAAAGCAGAGTCTTGGAAAATGCCAACTCATACAGTTAATTCCAGCAGAGAAGCTTTAGCTGAACTTCGCCAGGGAGAGCGGTTCGACATTGCTATTTTAGATATGCAAATGTCTGATCTGGAGATGATCACTTTCGCAAATCTTATACACCAACAACGCGGCTATGAGCAGATGCCTTTGGTGATTCTGACGAATCTGAGTCAATGGTCAATTTGCCAAGAATTTAAGGATGTGCAGTTTGTAACTTTTTTGACTAAACCTGTCAAACAATCTCAATTGTACAATGTCTTAACTGATGTTTTGGCTAATCAACTAATTAAAGCTAGGGTATGTGAACACCCCACTCCTCAGCCTGATTTGTCTGTAGCAGAGCAAAATCCATTGCGAATTCTGCTAGCAGAAGATACAGCGGTAAATCAAAAAGTTGCCCTCCTGATGCTACAAAATATTGGTTACCGGGCAGATGTAGCCGCTAATGGATTAGAAGTACTCAAAGCATTGCAACTCAGTCCCTATGATGTAGTTTTGATGGATGTGCAAATGCCCGAAATGGATGGACTAGAAGCCAGCCAAAGAATCTGTCAAGCATATTCAGCTAGTTCTCGTCCTCATATTATCGCTATGACTGCCAATGCTATGCATGGCGATCGCGAAGTCTGTTTGGCGGCTGGTATGAATGACTACATTAGCAAACCCGTGCGCCTGGAAGAGTTAGCTTTAGCTCTGAGTAAATGCCAAGGCCGAAATAGTTCTGACTTCATTTCCAGAAAAACAATTTTTGCTCACACCTCTACAGAAGAGCCAATCACCACACTGAATATAGAACATAGTATAATTGATACTACAATTCTCAATTCTTTACGAGATATGATGTCAGGTAATGAGATGGAATTTCAGCAATTACTCAATTGTTATCTGGCAGAAGCTCCGAAGTGTATCCAAAATATTCAGGTATTATCCGCCACTAAAAATACTCAGGCTTTATGGAAGGCAGCCCACAGTCTTAAGTCTAGTAGTGCCTCTGTTGGGGCTACAAATTTAGCACAAATCTGCAAGCAGCTAGAAGCAAAAGGACGAAGTAATGATATAGAAAGTATTCAAGAAATCTGCTCACAACTCTACCGGGAATATGAGTTAGTGAAAAAGACTTTGGAAATAGAATTGGAGAAGTGA
- a CDS encoding PleD family two-component system response regulator, with product MKTTFAENESLILIVDDEEFIRMQLRLALKREGYQIAEAQNGREALSLCEQLHPDIILLDAIMPDMDGFECCTRLQSLECNQDIPVLMITGLDDQVSVDRAFEVGAIDFVTKPIHWPVLRQRVKRLISQSQLQKLLESANQELQRLVRVDQLTQVANRRRFEEYLDQEWQRMLREQLPISVIIGDVDFFKLYNDTYGHQVGDRCLQQVAQAIKNTIKRPADLVARYGGEEFAVILPHTDIEGAMILAQIICSVVRKLAIPHSNSPVSSYVTISTGVATLIPTLSSNSQELVGMADRALYQAKTAGRDRAQFI from the coding sequence TTGAAAACTACATTTGCAGAAAACGAATCTTTAATTCTGATTGTTGATGACGAAGAATTTATTCGTATGCAGCTGCGATTGGCTCTCAAACGTGAAGGCTATCAAATAGCGGAAGCTCAAAATGGTAGAGAAGCTTTAAGTCTGTGTGAGCAATTGCATCCCGATATCATTCTGCTGGATGCAATTATGCCCGATATGGATGGATTTGAGTGCTGTACTCGGTTACAGTCTCTTGAGTGTAATCAGGATATTCCAGTTTTAATGATTACAGGACTGGATGATCAAGTGTCAGTAGATAGGGCATTTGAAGTGGGTGCAATTGATTTTGTTACCAAACCGATCCACTGGCCAGTTTTACGTCAACGAGTCAAAAGGTTGATTTCCCAATCCCAGCTTCAGAAACTCCTAGAGTCTGCTAACCAAGAGTTGCAGAGGTTGGTGAGGGTTGATCAATTAACTCAAGTCGCTAATCGCCGACGATTTGAAGAATATTTGGATCAAGAGTGGCAACGTATGCTCAGGGAACAACTGCCTATTTCTGTGATTATCGGTGATGTTGATTTTTTCAAATTGTATAACGATACCTATGGCCATCAGGTAGGCGATCGCTGTCTGCAACAAGTGGCTCAAGCTATTAAGAATACAATTAAACGTCCTGCTGATTTAGTTGCTCGTTATGGGGGTGAGGAATTTGCAGTAATTTTGCCTCATACAGACATTGAAGGGGCAATGATCCTAGCACAGATTATTTGCTCTGTTGTCAGGAAACTCGCTATCCCCCATAGTAATTCCCCGGTGAGTTCTTATGTGACTATCAGTACTGGAGTAGCTACACTCATCCCCACACTTAGTTCTAACTCGCAAGAATTGGTTGGTATGGCTGATCGAGCATTATATCAAGCCAAAACAGCCGGACGCGATCGCGCCCAATTCATCTGA
- a CDS encoding glycerate kinase: MNSWASDADTTEQQQAKADLLKSVMASFSQFCETNLHKPPEEMLAVLWDLWLPLSIKLASHRQGLGRPLIQGILGGQGTGKTTMCRVLSLVLQQLGYRTLSLSLDDLYKSYSDRLLLTQEDPRLIWRGPPGTHDLDLGLKVLDQIRQGESPVSVPRFDKSAYNGAGDRTTPEIVKEIDIVLFEGWFVGVKPVAPDVFNYAPPPIVTDQDRVFARDMNRRLHDYLPLWQRLDSLIVLYPTDYRCSMTWRKQAEQQMIATGKLGMSDAQIEEFVNYFWRSLHPELFITPLVKSPRGVDLVISIHPDHSIGSIR; encoded by the coding sequence ATGAATTCTTGGGCTAGTGATGCAGATACGACTGAGCAACAGCAAGCAAAAGCAGATTTACTCAAGTCTGTCATGGCAAGTTTTAGCCAGTTCTGCGAAACTAACCTGCATAAACCACCAGAGGAAATGTTGGCGGTGTTGTGGGACTTATGGCTACCACTGAGTATAAAACTAGCTTCACATCGGCAAGGATTGGGACGACCCCTAATTCAGGGAATTTTAGGTGGACAAGGTACAGGTAAAACGACAATGTGCCGAGTTCTCAGCTTAGTTCTCCAGCAGTTAGGATATCGGACTCTGAGTTTATCTCTAGATGATTTGTATAAAAGTTATAGCGATCGCCTGCTGTTAACTCAGGAAGATCCCCGATTAATTTGGCGGGGACCACCAGGAACCCACGATCTAGATTTAGGTTTAAAGGTGCTAGATCAAATTCGCCAAGGTGAAAGTCCAGTCAGCGTTCCGCGCTTTGATAAATCTGCATACAACGGTGCAGGCGATCGCACTACCCCAGAAATTGTCAAAGAGATTGATATTGTATTATTTGAAGGTTGGTTTGTGGGTGTAAAACCAGTTGCTCCTGATGTATTTAATTATGCCCCGCCACCAATTGTGACAGACCAGGATCGGGTATTTGCTCGTGATATGAATCGGCGACTGCATGATTATCTCCCACTTTGGCAGCGATTAGACAGTTTAATTGTGCTGTATCCTACCGATTACCGTTGTTCAATGACATGGCGCAAACAAGCAGAACAACAAATGATTGCGACTGGTAAATTGGGGATGTCGGATGCACAGATTGAAGAATTTGTCAATTATTTCTGGCGATCGCTGCACCCAGAATTATTCATTACGCCGTTGGTGAAATCGCCGCGAGGAGTTGATTTAGTGATTTCCATACATCCAGATCACAGTATTGGTAGCATCAGATGA
- a CDS encoding YdiU family protein: MTLAETPNNENSHNPFLTLNYEPALASLGDDYYDEVSAEDFPQHILRWRNDALLPVLGLDPQAVTDEDFSNAFGKFQGRKPLLALRYHGYQFGTYNSNLGDGRGFLYGQVRATDGELYDFGTKGSGKTPYSRGGDGMLTLKGGVREVLAAEALHHLGVRTSRCLTMIETGLSLWRGDEPSPTRSSVMVRVNSSHIRFGTFERLHYLQRPDLSKKLLDHVIHYYYPHLIEEKNQYVLFYAELVKRVAKLAAQWMAVGFCHAVLNTDNMSITGESFDYGPYAFIPTYDPYFTAAYFDYYRRYCYSHQPSICQLNLEMLQEPFKAIIDKGEMESGLAKFNEYYQSEYRLLMLKKLGFEQLQLPEADDLLDLTIKFLQESQVGYHQFFYEIARNFTNLWRDEPEMVMKDSEVILTSETTKIFENWCTLYHKMLNSFDPEHMNIIAKTLAKNNPQTALLRPLIESIWEPIAQEDNWQPFNDLVKKIQSKS; encoded by the coding sequence ATGACTTTGGCTGAAACTCCTAACAACGAAAATTCTCACAATCCTTTTCTCACCCTCAACTACGAACCAGCATTGGCATCTTTGGGTGATGATTACTACGACGAGGTAAGTGCAGAGGATTTTCCCCAACATATTTTACGCTGGCGCAATGATGCACTCCTACCTGTTTTGGGACTAGACCCCCAAGCCGTTACAGATGAAGATTTTAGCAACGCCTTTGGTAAATTTCAGGGACGCAAACCATTATTAGCACTGCGTTACCACGGCTATCAGTTTGGTACATATAATTCTAACTTGGGTGATGGGAGAGGCTTTCTTTACGGACAAGTCCGCGCTACAGATGGCGAATTGTACGACTTTGGCACAAAAGGTTCTGGTAAAACACCCTACTCTCGTGGTGGTGACGGAATGCTCACACTTAAAGGTGGAGTCCGAGAAGTTTTAGCAGCAGAAGCATTGCATCACTTAGGGGTACGCACCTCTCGCTGTTTGACAATGATTGAAACTGGTTTATCCCTATGGCGAGGTGATGAGCCTTCACCTACTCGCTCATCTGTAATGGTCAGGGTGAACAGTTCACATATACGTTTTGGCACTTTTGAACGCTTGCATTATTTGCAACGACCAGATTTAAGCAAAAAACTCTTAGACCACGTAATTCATTATTATTACCCTCATTTAATTGAGGAAAAAAATCAATATGTTTTATTTTATGCAGAATTAGTCAAACGGGTAGCAAAACTAGCAGCACAGTGGATGGCAGTCGGCTTTTGTCATGCAGTCCTAAATACTGACAATATGTCAATTACAGGGGAAAGTTTTGATTATGGCCCTTATGCCTTCATTCCTACTTATGACCCATACTTTACAGCTGCTTATTTCGACTACTATAGACGCTACTGTTATAGCCATCAACCAAGTATTTGTCAGTTGAATTTAGAAATGCTCCAAGAACCATTCAAGGCAATTATTGACAAAGGGGAAATGGAGTCGGGATTAGCAAAATTTAATGAGTATTATCAAAGTGAATACCGTTTGTTAATGTTGAAAAAGTTGGGTTTTGAGCAGTTGCAGTTGCCGGAGGCAGATGATCTGTTAGATTTAACTATTAAATTCTTACAAGAAAGCCAAGTTGGTTATCATCAGTTTTTCTATGAAATAGCCCGTAATTTTACTAATCTATGGCGAGACGAGCCAGAAATGGTGATGAAAGATTCCGAGGTTATACTTACATCAGAAACGACGAAGATTTTTGAGAATTGGTGTACATTATATCATAAAATGCTCAATTCTTTTGACCCTGAACACATGAATATAATTGCCAAAACTCTAGCTAAAAATAATCCCCAAACAGCATTATTAAGACCGTTAATTGAATCGATTTGGGAACCTATCGCCCAAGAAGATAATTGGCAACCGTTTAATGATTTAGTCAAAAAAATTCAGTCCAAGAGTTAG
- a CDS encoding NACHT domain-containing NTPase has product MVKRSLYASQVGIQQAKTAFARKGWTQQNLALEVNLKTRQPIWRFFSGRPIERLTFIELCSVLELNWRDIAEELPDEFLEREELVQATSRDIETLVQQVRSQRFDKIQDQCGILQLLDISRPVAIDDIYIDVNILEEIASLQYLEISDLQNLNAKELDRVGLGEVSQKQIPSMQAVETYSKLRVLSKPGVGKTTFLQHLAIQCNQGAFAANQVPIFITLRNFAQESTATNKFSLINYIRQEFRKSGISDPSIIETLLNAGRVLLLLDGMDEVLNQQSNAVLSEIRRFSEKYHKNHLVATCRTASQRLRLRGFTDVEVAPFTLKQIIAFAQKWFVAFTKTNTEDGQAQSVQFIEKLELAENWQFRQLVVTPLFLHLACWVFHGQEKFPIKRTDFYKQGLDLLLGRWDEARGIERDDVYRGFLLPQKLKLLSQIAAATFEQGQYFFEQRIVEQYVGEYIQNLTNVPIDADELQIESEAALKAIEAQHGLLAERARGIFSFSYLAFQEYFTARKIVASHNLQAFGQALEGLVSHITDPHWREIFLLTATMLRSADGLVQLMKQQIDALVAQDSYLQEFLTWASQKSRTIPTPPKDATIRAFYLALSRTPRIAPYFALASSLDQGMFLDAALDNLLIECAIDQSQDFAHFHVCGNALSNIMGIVLDVGLYKSLQQLSDQLPNSLQSQERFQLWWQTNYSAWSEQLRKTIINYRNINHHWQFTEQQQQVLQHYYDANQLLLDCLHSNCEVTAAIRQDIEATLLLPIKELEEREWE; this is encoded by the coding sequence ATGGTCAAGCGATCGCTTTACGCATCACAGGTGGGAATACAACAGGCGAAAACAGCGTTTGCCCGCAAGGGGTGGACGCAACAAAATTTAGCGCTGGAAGTCAACTTAAAAACTCGACAACCCATTTGGCGCTTTTTTAGTGGTAGACCGATTGAGCGTCTAACATTTATAGAACTTTGTTCTGTCTTGGAACTCAATTGGCGAGACATTGCTGAGGAACTTCCAGACGAATTTCTGGAAAGAGAAGAACTTGTCCAGGCTACTAGCAGGGATATTGAGACGTTGGTGCAACAAGTGCGATCGCAACGCTTCGACAAAATTCAAGACCAATGCGGGATTTTACAGTTATTAGACATTAGTCGTCCCGTCGCCATCGATGACATATATATTGACGTAAATATTTTAGAAGAAATTGCCAGTCTGCAATACTTAGAAATCAGCGACCTGCAAAACCTCAATGCCAAAGAATTAGACCGTGTTGGCTTAGGTGAAGTATCCCAGAAACAAATACCGAGTATGCAGGCAGTTGAAACATACTCTAAACTCAGAGTACTAAGTAAACCAGGGGTAGGTAAAACCACCTTTTTACAACATCTCGCCATTCAGTGTAACCAAGGCGCATTTGCCGCAAATCAAGTTCCCATCTTCATCACACTCAGGAATTTTGCCCAAGAGTCCACAGCCACCAACAAATTCAGCTTAATCAACTACATCCGTCAGGAGTTTCGTAAATCTGGCATCTCCGATCCCTCAATCATAGAAACCTTACTAAATGCAGGTAGAGTGTTACTGTTGCTTGATGGCATGGATGAAGTGCTGAACCAACAAAGCAATGCTGTTTTAAGCGAAATTCGCAGATTTTCCGAAAAATACCACAAAAATCACTTAGTAGCCACCTGTCGAACAGCATCTCAAAGACTTAGACTCCGAGGCTTTACCGATGTGGAGGTAGCCCCATTTACCCTGAAACAAATCATTGCCTTTGCTCAAAAATGGTTTGTAGCCTTTACCAAAACCAACACAGAAGATGGACAAGCGCAATCCGTTCAGTTTATTGAGAAGCTGGAATTAGCAGAAAATTGGCAATTTCGCCAACTCGTAGTCACACCCCTATTTTTGCATCTTGCCTGCTGGGTGTTTCACGGTCAAGAAAAATTCCCGATTAAGCGCACAGACTTTTATAAGCAAGGTCTAGACCTGCTCTTGGGTAGATGGGATGAAGCCAGAGGTATAGAACGGGATGACGTTTACCGAGGATTTTTATTACCGCAAAAGTTGAAATTATTGAGCCAAATTGCCGCAGCCACATTTGAGCAAGGTCAGTACTTTTTTGAGCAACGCATTGTTGAGCAATATGTTGGGGAATATATTCAAAATCTTACCAACGTGCCAATAGACGCAGATGAACTGCAAATAGAAAGCGAAGCGGCGCTCAAGGCAATTGAGGCTCAACATGGGCTACTAGCAGAACGGGCGCGGGGAATTTTCTCCTTTTCCTATCTGGCCTTTCAAGAATATTTCACAGCTAGAAAAATCGTTGCTAGCCATAACCTCCAAGCATTTGGGCAAGCTTTGGAAGGATTAGTCAGTCATATCACTGACCCCCACTGGCGCGAAATTTTCTTATTGACGGCTACCATGCTCCGGAGTGCAGACGGACTGGTACAGTTAATGAAGCAACAAATTGATGCCCTAGTTGCCCAAGACTCTTATCTACAAGAGTTTTTAACCTGGGCTAGCCAAAAATCCCGCACTATTCCCACCCCACCAAAAGATGCCACAATTCGCGCTTTTTATCTAGCTTTGAGTCGAACTCCTCGCATAGCGCCTTACTTTGCCCTAGCTAGCAGTCTTGACCAGGGAATGTTTCTTGATGCAGCCTTGGATAACCTGCTGATCGAGTGTGCAATTGATCAAAGCCAGGACTTTGCCCACTTCCACGTTTGTGGAAATGCGCTCTCGAATATTATGGGCATTGTTCTAGATGTTGGACTTTATAAATCCTTGCAACAACTCTCTGACCAATTACCAAATTCTCTTCAAAGTCAAGAACGGTTTCAGCTATGGTGGCAAACCAACTATTCTGCCTGGAGTGAACAGTTAAGAAAGACGATCATTAATTATCGCAATATTAACCATCATTGGCAGTTTACTGAACAGCAACAGCAAGTACTGCAACACTATTACGATGCCAATCAACTACTACTTGATTGTCTACATAGCAATTGTGAGGTAACGGCTGCTATCAGGCAAGACATTGAAGCCACCTTACTATTACCGATAAAAGAACTAGAGGAAAGGGAATGGGAATAG
- a CDS encoding response regulator has product MANFMINPAIASNLKIGRLQGVQILVVDNDIDSGVLYTIFLTYFGANVITSNSIEEALNILTWFVPDILICEIRFLGESVDALLNKLTIIEANHRNHIPIIVTSTSATGTIDQLPEIEFEKYLLKPIDLDKLLVVIENLVKPGINNSVIDDLLILEEILGGCEFWDKRRNHSQVALADIVSICLYDFN; this is encoded by the coding sequence ATGGCTAATTTTATGATTAATCCAGCTATTGCCTCTAATTTAAAGATTGGGAGACTCCAAGGTGTGCAAATACTCGTTGTAGATAACGATATTGATAGTGGGGTGCTGTATACCATTTTTCTCACCTATTTTGGCGCAAATGTGATCACCTCTAACTCCATTGAGGAAGCTTTAAACATCCTGACTTGGTTTGTCCCCGACATCCTCATTTGTGAAATCAGATTTTTAGGTGAAAGTGTCGATGCTTTGCTCAATAAATTAACGATTATAGAAGCCAATCATCGAAATCATATTCCAATTATTGTAACTTCAACCTCTGCCACAGGGACTATTGACCAACTTCCAGAGATAGAGTTTGAAAAATATTTACTCAAACCAATTGACCTGGATAAATTACTGGTCGTCATAGAAAACCTAGTAAAACCTGGTATAAACAATTCAGTAATTGACGACTTATTAATTCTAGAAGAAATACTTGGTGGTTGCGAATTTTGGGACAAAAGACGAAACCACTCTCAGGTGGCATTAGCAGATATAGTCAGCATTTGTTTGTATGACTTCAACTGA